Proteins from a single region of Lampris incognitus isolate fLamInc1 chromosome 16, fLamInc1.hap2, whole genome shotgun sequence:
- the lrrc51 gene encoding leucine rich repeat containing 51, whose translation MCSAPVDLSFKCIGSLEDALTEEPSAGLRPLKRDATKKYVSRSLRLSNNIISDLSHLHAIINHFLAEPSRLAWVDLSFNDISNIDPVLCELHELRILYLHGNNLCSLMEVDRLGVLPSLHTVTLHGNSIENVRGYRSHVISVLPHLKMMDFSAVTPTERDIAQILQHRHNRKKAAQRGIN comes from the exons ATGTGCAGCGCTCCTGTGGACCTCTCGTTCAAATGCATCGGCTCGTTAGAAG ATGCACTGACAGAGGAACCCAGTGCAGGCTTGCGGCCTTTGAAGAGAGACGCTACAAAGAAGTATGTAAGTCGCTCTCTGCGTCTCAGTAACAACATCATCAGTGACCTAAGCCACCTGCACGCCATTATCAACCACTTCCTGGCCGAGCCATCACGGCTTGCCTGGGTGGACCTCTCCTTCAACGACATCTCCAACATAGACCCA GTGTTGTGTGAGCTACATGAGTTGCGAATCTTGTATCTTCATGGTAATAACCTCTGTTCCCTGATGGAGGTGGACCGGTTGGGAGTACTGCCTTCCCTACACACCGTTACTCTACATGGAAACAGCATAGAGAATGTGAGAGGCTACAG GAGTCATGTGATTTCTGTCCTGCCTCACTTGAAGATGATGGATTTCAGTGCTGTGACACCCACCGAGCGAGACATAGCACAGATCCTGCAACACCGCCACAACCGTAAAAAAGCCGCCCAGAGGGGCATCAACTGA